One Camelus ferus isolate YT-003-E chromosome 21, BCGSAC_Cfer_1.0, whole genome shotgun sequence genomic region harbors:
- the ZBTB37 gene encoding zinc finger and BTB domain-containing protein 37 isoform X2, whose translation MEKGGNIQLEIPDFSNSVLSHLNQLRMQGRLCDIVVNVQGQAFRAHKVVLAASSPYFRDHMSLNEMSTVSISVIKNPTVFEQLLSFCYTGRICLQLADIISYLTAASFLQMQHIIDKCTQILEGIHFKINVAEVEAELSQTRTKHPERPPESHSITPNLNRSLSPRQNTPKASRRGQVSAVLDIRELSPPEESTSPQIIEQSSDVESREPILRINRAGQWYVETGVADRGARSDDEVRVLGAVHIKTENLEEWLGPENQPSGEDGSSAEEVTAMVIDTTGHGSIGQENYTLGSSGAKVARPTSSEIDRFSPSGSVVPLTERHRARSESPARMDEPKQPSSQVCACGFRTTVALEEIATVCERSVMTKEGERWEW comes from the exons ATGGAGAAAGGTGGCAACATACAACTGGAGATCCCTGACTTCAGCAACTCTGTCCTGAGCCATCTAAACCAGCTGCGCATGCAGGGCCGTCTCTGTGACATCGTGGTCAACGTGCAAGGACAGGCTTTTCGGGCTCACAAAGTGGTACTGGCTGCCAGCTCCCCCTATTTCCGAGATCACATGTCCTTGAATGAGATGAGTACTGTCTCCATTTCAGTTATCAAGAACCCTACTGTTTTTGAACAGCTCCTTTCTTTCTGTTATACGGGGCGGATATGCCTGCAACTGGCAGATATCATCAGCTACCTGACAGCTGCCAGTTTTCTGCAGATGCAGCATATTATAGACAAATGTACACAGATCCTGGAGGgcattcatttcaaaattaatgtGGCTGAGGTTGAAGCTGAATTAAGTCAAACAAGGACAAAGCATCCAGAGAGACCTCCAGAATCTCATAGTATTACACCAAATCTGAACCGCTCCCTTAGCCCCCGACAAAACACCCCAAAGGCAAGCCGGCGAGGTCAGGTTAGTGCCGTGCTGGATATCAGGGAGCTCAGTCCTCCCGAGGAGTCCACCAGCCCCCAGATAATTGAACAGAGTTCTGATGTAGAGAGCCGGGAGCCCATTCTTCGGATCAACCGAGCAGGACAGTGGTACGTGGAGACAGGAGTAGCAGACCGAGGGGCCCGGAGTGATGATGAAGTTAGGGTTCTTGGAGCAGTGCACATCAAAACTGAAAATCTGGAGGAGTGGCTTGGGCCTGAGAATCAGCCTTCCGGAGAAGATGGGAGTAGTGCAGAGGAAGTCACAGCCATGGTGATTGACACCACAGGCCATGGTTCTATAGGACAGGAAAATTATACTTTAGGATCTTCAGGAGCCAAGGTGGCTCGGCCAACAAGCAGTGAAATTGACag ATTCAGCCCCTCCGGCAGTGTTGTCCCCTTGACCGAGAGACACAGAGCCAGGAGTGAGTCTCCTGCCAGAATGGATGAGCCTAAGCAGCCCAGCTCCCAGGTATGTGCTTGTGGATTTAGGACTACTGTGGCGCTTGAAGAAATTGCCACTGTGTGTGAACGCAGCGTAATGActaaggaaggagagaggtgggagTGGTAA
- the ZBTB37 gene encoding zinc finger and BTB domain-containing protein 37 isoform X1 — MEKGGNIQLEIPDFSNSVLSHLNQLRMQGRLCDIVVNVQGQAFRAHKVVLAASSPYFRDHMSLNEMSTVSISVIKNPTVFEQLLSFCYTGRICLQLADIISYLTAASFLQMQHIIDKCTQILEGIHFKINVAEVEAELSQTRTKHPERPPESHSITPNLNRSLSPRQNTPKASRRGQVSAVLDIRELSPPEESTSPQIIEQSSDVESREPILRINRAGQWYVETGVADRGARSDDEVRVLGAVHIKTENLEEWLGPENQPSGEDGSSAEEVTAMVIDTTGHGSIGQENYTLGSSGAKVARPTSSEIDRFSPSGSVVPLTERHRARSESPARMDEPKQPSSQVEESAMMGVSGYVEYLREQEVSERWFRYNPRLTCIYCAKSFNQKGSLDRHMRLHMGITPFVCRMCGKKYTRKDQLEYHIRKHTGNKPFHCHVCGKSFPFQAILNQHFRKNHPGCIPLEGPHSISPETTVTSRGQAEEESPSQEETVASGETAQGSVSTTGPD, encoded by the exons ATGGAGAAAGGTGGCAACATACAACTGGAGATCCCTGACTTCAGCAACTCTGTCCTGAGCCATCTAAACCAGCTGCGCATGCAGGGCCGTCTCTGTGACATCGTGGTCAACGTGCAAGGACAGGCTTTTCGGGCTCACAAAGTGGTACTGGCTGCCAGCTCCCCCTATTTCCGAGATCACATGTCCTTGAATGAGATGAGTACTGTCTCCATTTCAGTTATCAAGAACCCTACTGTTTTTGAACAGCTCCTTTCTTTCTGTTATACGGGGCGGATATGCCTGCAACTGGCAGATATCATCAGCTACCTGACAGCTGCCAGTTTTCTGCAGATGCAGCATATTATAGACAAATGTACACAGATCCTGGAGGgcattcatttcaaaattaatgtGGCTGAGGTTGAAGCTGAATTAAGTCAAACAAGGACAAAGCATCCAGAGAGACCTCCAGAATCTCATAGTATTACACCAAATCTGAACCGCTCCCTTAGCCCCCGACAAAACACCCCAAAGGCAAGCCGGCGAGGTCAGGTTAGTGCCGTGCTGGATATCAGGGAGCTCAGTCCTCCCGAGGAGTCCACCAGCCCCCAGATAATTGAACAGAGTTCTGATGTAGAGAGCCGGGAGCCCATTCTTCGGATCAACCGAGCAGGACAGTGGTACGTGGAGACAGGAGTAGCAGACCGAGGGGCCCGGAGTGATGATGAAGTTAGGGTTCTTGGAGCAGTGCACATCAAAACTGAAAATCTGGAGGAGTGGCTTGGGCCTGAGAATCAGCCTTCCGGAGAAGATGGGAGTAGTGCAGAGGAAGTCACAGCCATGGTGATTGACACCACAGGCCATGGTTCTATAGGACAGGAAAATTATACTTTAGGATCTTCAGGAGCCAAGGTGGCTCGGCCAACAAGCAGTGAAATTGACag ATTCAGCCCCTCCGGCAGTGTTGTCCCCTTGACCGAGAGACACAGAGCCAGGAGTGAGTCTCCTGCCAGAATGGATGAGCCTAAGCAGCCCAGCTCCCAG GTGGAAGAGTCAGCAATGATGGGAGTAAGTGGCTATGTGGAGTATCTCCGAGAGCAGGAAGTATCTGAGCGGTGGTTCCGGTACAACCCCCGTCTCACCTGCATCTACTGCGCCAAATCCTTCAACCAGAAGGGGAGCCTGGACCGCCACATGCGCCTGCACATGGGGATCACACCGTTCGTCTGCCGCATGTGTGGCAAGAAGTATACCCGGAAAGATCAACTGGAGTATCACATCCGCAAGCACACAGGCAACAAGCCCTTTCACTGTCATGTCTGTGGCAAGAGTTTCCCCTTCCAGGCCATCTTGAATCAGCACTTTCGCAAAAATCACCCTGGCTGTATACCCCTGGAGGGGCCTCATAGCATCTCCCCTGAAACAACTGTCACATCTCGAGGACAAGCTGAGGAAGAGTCACCGTCACAAGAAGAAACAGTTGCTTCTGGGGAAACCGCCCAGGGCTCTGTGTCCACTACTGGGCCGGACTGA